One Paroedura picta isolate Pp20150507F chromosome 16, Ppicta_v3.0, whole genome shotgun sequence genomic region harbors:
- the LOC143826123 gene encoding zymogen granule membrane protein 16-like, with product MVTLLLLSVLCVGASDGSALAGASSPYSGEFGGDTGSHFDQSEHELEGPITGLRIRANERYIVSIQVRYGDSWSNTEGGTVGNPSNVQLFLGEGIVQVLGRFGSHVEYLALRTNQGRIFAFGPSFGPGTFFTSEPSFPNMVLRSVSGRSGSSVDAIGFHWDTEQ from the exons ATGGTGACATTGCTTCTCCTGTCGGTTCTCTGTGTGGGGGCATCGGATGGTTCAG CTCTGGCCGGGGCCTCCTCCCCTTACTCCGGAGAATTCGGAGGGGACACCGGGAGCCATTTTGACCAATCGGAACATGAGCTGGAGGGTCCCATTACAGGCCTGAGGATAAGGGCGAACGAGAGATATATTGTCAG CATCCAGGTTCGCTACGGAGACTCCTGGTCTAACACCGAGGGGGGCACGGTGGGCAACCCGTCCAACGTCCAGCTCTTTCTCGGAGAGGGGATCGTCCAGGTCTTGGGCCGTTTCGGAAGCCACGTGGAGTATCTCGCCCTGCGCACCAACCAAGGCCGCATCTTTGCCTTTGGACCCAGCTTTGGCCCAGGGACGTTCTTTACCTCCGAGCCTTCCTTTCCGAACATGGTCCTCCGCTCCGTCAGCGGCCGTTCGGGGTCTTCGGTCGACGCCATTGGCTTCCACTGGGATACGGAACAATGA
- the TNFRSF12A gene encoding tumor necrosis factor receptor superfamily member 12A, whose amino-acid sequence MLVSWGAPLLGLWAVLLEAARGEPVPATTCPRGLSWSPDLEKCMDCVVCQTQNKNDFCSTCGDAQPPDSFHWWILGVSVGTAFVLLISIIGGIVAYTRCRRREKFTTPIEETGGHSAQESLID is encoded by the exons aTGCTGGTCTCTTGGGGCGCTCCCCTGCTGGGGCTATGGGCCGTGCTGCTGGAGGCCGCCCGCGGAGAGCCCGTGCCCG CTACCACGTGTCCCAGAGGCCTTTCTTGGAGTCCAGACCTGGAGAAGTGCATGGATTGTGTCGTGTGCCAAACCCAGAACAAGAATGACTTCTGCTCCACAT GTGGGGATGCCCAGCCCCCTGATAGCTTCCACTGGTGGATTCTGGGAGTATCCGTGGGGACGGCCTTCGTTTTGCTGATCTCCATCATCGGAGGAATCGTAGCCTACACTCGTTGCCGGCGGCGAGAAAAGTTTACGA CTCCTATCGAAGAGACGGGAGGCCATTCGGCTCAGGAATCGCTGATAGATTGA